A stretch of the Sulfurimonas sp. HSL3-1 genome encodes the following:
- a CDS encoding F0F1 ATP synthase subunit C, whose amino-acid sequence MKKILFLMVAFAGAAFAADADVANQTLKAYSMIAAGVGLGLAALGGAIGMGHTAAATIAGTARNPGLGGKLMTTMFIALAMIEAQVIYTLVIALIALYANPYLG is encoded by the coding sequence ATGAAAAAGATTCTTTTTCTGATGGTTGCTTTCGCTGGCGCTGCTTTCGCAGCTGATGCTGACGTTGCAAACCAGACACTCAAAGCTTACTCTATGATCGCTGCAGGCGTTGGCCTCGGTCTCGCTGCTCTTGGTGGCGCTATCGGTATGGGTCACACTGCTGCTGCGACTATCGCAGGTACTGCTCGCAACCCGGGTCTGGGTGGTAAGCTCATGACGACAATGTTCATCGCCCTCGCGATGATCGAAGCTCAGGTCATCTATACACTCGTTATTGCCCTGATCGCTCTGTACGCTAACCCGTACCTCGGCTAA
- a CDS encoding vWA domain-containing protein produces the protein MSEKVALDKLGKAKARLLLNSPYFGTLASRLELDTSDDIPGFLSNGLRLEYNPDYVEGLDDGECEFMLANGAMHAALVHERRQNGRMSWLWQLATDHAINAMLVQNNFALPPQVNYDPRFEGMYAEAIYAQLKDEIKNEEYSDDERNDTGFNENNQRKRDELKNAEGDHDPDKLRPQMEVENSVDESLFEHFEKAVREMLEQQGDTPLGLERFFIPAPKNVVDWRSELFHALSRHLKSDYRMLPPSKKLLYNHIYLPSSTSETLDIVIAIDSSGSVDEELLGRFIAEVESLLETFADYRIELLVSDAKVQSHRQFYPGEPLRFELKGGGGTDFRPVFEWTERYAPMAPLLLYFTDCDGRFPDREPLIDTVWVTPETQKEVPFGHTIPLNI, from the coding sequence ATGTCTGAAAAAGTCGCCCTGGACAAACTGGGCAAAGCCAAAGCCCGCCTCCTGCTGAACTCCCCCTACTTCGGCACCCTCGCCAGCCGCCTGGAGCTGGACACCAGCGACGACATCCCCGGCTTTCTCAGCAACGGCCTGAGACTGGAGTACAACCCCGACTACGTCGAGGGCCTCGACGACGGGGAGTGCGAATTCATGCTCGCCAACGGGGCGATGCACGCGGCGCTTGTGCACGAACGGCGCCAGAACGGGCGGATGAGCTGGCTGTGGCAGCTGGCCACCGACCACGCCATCAACGCCATGCTCGTACAGAACAACTTTGCCCTGCCCCCGCAGGTCAATTACGACCCCCGCTTCGAGGGGATGTACGCCGAGGCGATTTACGCCCAGCTCAAAGACGAGATCAAGAACGAAGAGTACAGCGACGACGAGCGCAACGATACCGGCTTCAACGAGAACAACCAGCGCAAGCGTGACGAACTGAAAAACGCCGAGGGGGACCACGACCCGGACAAACTGCGGCCGCAGATGGAGGTGGAGAACAGCGTGGACGAATCGCTCTTCGAACATTTCGAAAAGGCCGTCCGCGAGATGCTGGAGCAGCAGGGCGACACCCCGCTGGGGCTGGAGCGTTTTTTCATCCCTGCGCCCAAAAACGTCGTGGACTGGCGCAGCGAGCTCTTTCACGCCCTCTCCCGCCACCTCAAAAGCGACTACCGCATGCTCCCGCCCTCCAAGAAGCTGCTCTACAACCACATCTACCTGCCCTCGTCCACCTCGGAGACCCTCGATATCGTTATTGCCATCGACAGCTCCGGCTCCGTCGACGAGGAGCTGCTGGGGCGCTTCATCGCCGAGGTCGAGTCGCTCCTGGAGACCTTCGCCGACTACCGCATCGAACTGCTTGTGAGCGACGCCAAGGTGCAGTCGCACCGCCAGTTCTATCCCGGCGAGCCGCTGCGCTTCGAGCTCAAGGGCGGGGGCGGCACGGACTTCCGCCCCGTTTTCGAATGGACGGAGCGCTACGCCCCGATGGCCCCGCTGCTGCTCTACTTTACCGACTGCGACGGCCGTTTCCCGGACCGCGAACCCCTCATCGACACCGTCTGGGTCACCCCGGAAACGCAGAAGGAAGTCCCCTTCGGCCACACCATCCCTCTCAATATATAG
- a CDS encoding PaaI family thioesterase — protein MQAIKFPFLEHTGATLKRAEAGEAEVELHVQPHHLQHLGFVHGGVISTLMDNTGWYAAVSNLDEGFTAVTMEIKINYLKPASGKHLLASAAVKRQGRKTAFVTIELHDEGKLVAFATGTYAIMEEPQQP, from the coding sequence ATGCAAGCCATCAAATTCCCTTTTCTCGAACACACCGGCGCGACACTGAAGCGTGCCGAAGCGGGCGAGGCGGAGGTGGAGCTACACGTCCAGCCGCACCACCTGCAGCACCTGGGCTTTGTGCACGGCGGGGTCATCTCGACATTGATGGACAACACCGGCTGGTACGCCGCCGTCTCCAACCTGGACGAAGGGTTTACGGCCGTCACGATGGAGATAAAGATCAACTATCTTAAACCCGCCTCGGGCAAGCACCTGCTGGCCTCGGCCGCCGTGAAAAGACAGGGGCGCAAAACGGCCTTCGTCACCATTGAGCTGCACGACGAAGGGAAGCTCGTCGCCTTCGCCACGGGCACCTACGCCATCATGGAAGAGCCGCAGCAGCCCTGA
- a CDS encoding outer membrane beta-barrel protein codes for MMRKSLLLTPLLLGALSANAWAQRADLYFGMNLFGSENKFDFEAGGYHERPSIGSKGFALKFGAVLYNGWRLQGYLLGEYFDEPLFDDTNDELYELGLDVIKTFDTYTNLYPFIQAGIGSGSMQLDSYYYPHDDSIGEVSLKVGMGLIFRIAPQLEVMGGVDFQWRTWQDVEYYYPVYNKLSTDDSSVRYYGGFNFLF; via the coding sequence ATGATGCGTAAGTCTCTCCTGTTGACCCCGCTGCTGCTGGGTGCCCTCTCCGCCAACGCCTGGGCGCAGCGGGCCGATCTCTATTTCGGTATGAACCTATTCGGCAGCGAAAACAAATTCGATTTTGAAGCCGGCGGCTATCATGAAAGACCGTCGATAGGGAGCAAGGGGTTCGCGCTGAAGTTCGGGGCCGTGCTCTACAACGGCTGGCGCCTGCAGGGGTATCTGTTGGGGGAGTATTTCGACGAGCCGCTCTTTGACGATACCAATGACGAACTCTACGAGCTCGGGCTGGATGTCATCAAAACCTTTGATACCTATACCAACCTCTACCCCTTTATCCAGGCGGGAATCGGCAGCGGTTCGATGCAGCTTGACAGCTACTACTACCCCCACGACGACAGCATCGGCGAGGTCAGTCTCAAAGTCGGCATGGGGCTGATCTTTCGCATCGCCCCGCAGCTGGAGGTGATGGGGGGCGTCGATTTTCAGTGGCGTACCTGGCAGGACGTCGAGTATTACTACCCCGTGTACAACAAGCTCTCGACGGACGACTCCTCCGTCCGCTACTACGGCGGATTCAACTTCCTCTTTTAA
- a CDS encoding RNA degradosome polyphosphate kinase has product MTNLKDPKFYFNRELSWLQFNTRVLQQAQDKKQPLLERLKFLAIYGTNLDEFYMIRVAGLKKLFTSGIILSGPDRLTPLQQLREIRKYLHQELQVVEHTFIEIMAGLKDEGIFLKRYQELTNQEKGEVNRYFHEHIYPVIVPIAVDGTHPFPHLNNLSFGLIVKLQDNDDPSVQRYGLVRIPRVLPRFVQIGTGIYVPIGSIVAQHIDELFPGYTLLQYTPFRVTRNADITIEEEEADDFMEMLEEGLKLRKKGELVRLEIGIDADDELIDFFNRHTNVYKDDLYRFKIVLNLASLWQIVGNKDFAHLVAAPYKPRNLPPLDSEDSIYSVLDKQDILLYHPYESFEPIVKFIQAAAKDPDVVSIRMTLYRSGTNSPIVNALMQAAESGKQVTTMVELKARFDEENNLIWAKALESAGAHVIYGIPGFKVHAKAALVTRKVGDKLKQYAHLGTGNYNPSTAKIYTDVSYMTSNEAITNDMTRFFHFLTGFSKKGKLNKLYMSPTQTKPKVLSLIQNETRMGTEGRIIVKVNSLVDEDVIRALYKASQAGVKVDLIVRGICCLVPGIEGVSENIRVTSLIGKYLEHARVFYFKHGHPQMYISSADWMPRNLVRRIELMTGIEDEESKEKLLQLLTLQLTDNVLAHELQSDGSYHRVETGETAVNSQLLLEQHTTKLYKSSKKRDTTYINKLASRLFKES; this is encoded by the coding sequence ATGACCAACCTCAAAGACCCAAAATTCTATTTCAACCGTGAACTCTCCTGGCTGCAGTTCAATACGCGCGTGCTGCAGCAGGCGCAGGACAAGAAGCAGCCGCTGCTTGAACGCCTGAAGTTCCTTGCCATCTACGGCACCAACCTCGACGAATTCTATATGATCCGTGTCGCGGGTCTCAAGAAACTCTTTACCTCCGGGATCATCCTCTCCGGCCCCGACCGCCTCACCCCCCTGCAGCAGCTGCGCGAGATCCGCAAGTACCTCCACCAGGAGCTGCAGGTCGTCGAGCACACCTTCATCGAGATCATGGCCGGTCTTAAAGACGAGGGGATCTTTCTCAAACGCTACCAGGAGCTGACCAACCAGGAGAAGGGGGAGGTCAACCGCTACTTCCACGAACACATCTACCCGGTCATCGTCCCGATCGCCGTCGACGGAACCCACCCCTTCCCGCACCTGAACAACCTCAGTTTCGGCCTGATCGTCAAGCTCCAGGACAATGACGATCCCAGCGTCCAGCGCTACGGGCTCGTGCGCATCCCCCGGGTCCTGCCCCGTTTCGTGCAGATCGGCACCGGGATCTACGTCCCCATCGGCAGCATCGTCGCCCAGCACATCGACGAGCTTTTCCCGGGCTACACCCTGCTGCAGTACACCCCCTTCCGCGTCACGCGCAACGCCGACATCACCATCGAGGAGGAGGAAGCGGACGACTTCATGGAGATGCTCGAAGAGGGGCTGAAACTTCGCAAAAAAGGGGAGCTGGTCCGTCTCGAGATCGGGATCGACGCCGACGACGAACTGATCGACTTTTTCAACCGCCATACCAACGTCTACAAAGACGACCTCTACCGCTTCAAGATCGTGCTCAACCTCGCCAGCCTCTGGCAGATCGTCGGCAACAAGGATTTTGCGCACCTCGTCGCGGCGCCGTACAAACCGCGCAACCTCCCCCCGCTGGATTCCGAGGACAGCATCTACTCCGTCCTCGACAAACAGGATATCCTGCTCTACCACCCCTACGAGAGTTTCGAGCCCATCGTCAAGTTCATCCAGGCAGCGGCCAAGGACCCCGATGTCGTCTCCATCCGGATGACGCTCTACCGCAGCGGGACGAACTCCCCCATCGTCAACGCCCTGATGCAGGCGGCCGAATCGGGCAAGCAGGTCACGACCATGGTCGAACTCAAAGCGCGTTTCGACGAAGAGAACAACCTGATCTGGGCCAAAGCGCTGGAGAGCGCGGGGGCGCACGTCATCTACGGCATCCCCGGCTTCAAAGTCCACGCCAAGGCCGCCCTCGTCACCCGTAAGGTCGGCGACAAGCTCAAACAGTACGCCCACCTCGGCACGGGGAACTACAACCCCAGTACGGCGAAGATCTATACCGATGTCAGCTACATGACCTCCAACGAGGCAATCACCAACGACATGACCCGCTTCTTCCACTTTTTGACGGGCTTCAGCAAAAAAGGGAAACTCAACAAGCTTTACATGTCGCCGACCCAGACCAAGCCGAAGGTCCTCTCCCTGATCCAGAACGAAACCCGTATGGGGACGGAGGGGCGCATTATCGTCAAGGTCAACTCCCTCGTCGACGAGGATGTCATTCGCGCGCTCTATAAAGCGTCGCAGGCCGGGGTCAAAGTCGACCTGATCGTCCGCGGGATCTGCTGCCTCGTCCCGGGCATTGAAGGGGTGAGCGAAAACATCCGGGTCACCTCGCTGATCGGAAAATATCTCGAACACGCCCGTGTCTTCTACTTCAAACACGGCCATCCGCAGATGTACATCTCCAGCGCCGACTGGATGCCGCGCAACCTCGTGCGCCGTATCGAGCTGATGACGGGCATTGAGGATGAAGAGTCCAAAGAGAAGCTCCTGCAGCTGCTTACCCTCCAGCTCACGGACAACGTCCTTGCCCATGAACTGCAGAGCGATGGCAGCTACCACCGGGTCGAGACCGGCGAGACAGCGGTCAACTCCCAGCTCCTGCTCGAGCAGCATACGACCAAGCTCTACAAATCATCCAAAAAACGCGATACGACCTATATCAACAAGCTGGCCTCCCGTCTCTTCAAAGAGAGCTGA
- a CDS encoding MoxR family ATPase, translated as MRSQEITETLGALIDQKLPTFLWGAPGIGKSSVVKQIADAKGIGFIDLRLSLMDPTDLKGIPFYENQAHQAVWAPPSFLPREGSGILFLDELNTAAPSVQASAYQLILDRKVGEYELPEGWAIVAAGNRENDRGVVYRMPLPLANRFIHLEMDVNVDDWRRWAYGRGIDERIIGYITANNDALFGFDPASDTKSFPTPRSWEFVHGVLASGMRDQLALSAIAGAVGEERAVAFTAFAKVMHLLPDTDAVLRGESREVPEDLSALYALASALVSKVLKAPDDDTLARLLDYTHLLPPEFAVLIVQDLQKNGVMMDHLDAYGNWVGKFAFLLE; from the coding sequence TTGAGAAGCCAAGAGATTACGGAAACCTTAGGAGCGCTGATTGATCAGAAGCTGCCGACCTTTTTGTGGGGGGCGCCGGGAATCGGCAAATCCTCCGTCGTCAAACAGATCGCCGACGCCAAGGGGATCGGCTTTATCGACCTGCGCCTCTCCCTGATGGACCCGACCGACCTCAAGGGGATCCCTTTCTACGAGAACCAGGCGCACCAGGCCGTCTGGGCGCCGCCCTCTTTTCTGCCCCGGGAGGGGAGCGGCATCCTCTTCCTCGACGAGCTCAACACCGCCGCGCCCTCCGTGCAGGCCTCGGCCTACCAGCTCATCCTCGACCGCAAGGTCGGCGAGTACGAACTGCCCGAGGGGTGGGCCATCGTCGCGGCGGGCAACCGCGAGAACGACCGGGGCGTCGTCTACCGGATGCCGCTGCCCCTGGCCAACCGCTTCATCCACCTGGAGATGGATGTCAACGTCGACGACTGGCGCCGCTGGGCCTACGGGCGCGGCATCGACGAACGCATCATCGGCTACATCACCGCCAACAACGACGCCCTCTTCGGTTTTGACCCCGCGAGCGACACCAAGAGCTTCCCCACCCCGCGCAGCTGGGAGTTCGTCCACGGGGTCCTCGCGTCGGGCATGCGCGACCAGCTGGCCCTGAGCGCCATCGCCGGGGCCGTCGGCGAGGAGCGCGCCGTCGCCTTCACGGCCTTTGCCAAGGTGATGCACCTCCTGCCCGACACCGACGCCGTCTTGCGCGGGGAGTCGCGCGAAGTCCCGGAAGATCTCAGCGCCCTCTACGCCCTCGCCTCCGCCCTCGTCTCCAAGGTGCTCAAAGCCCCCGATGACGACACCCTGGCCCGCCTGCTCGACTACACCCACCTCCTCCCCCCGGAGTTCGCCGTCCTCATCGTCCAGGACCTCCAGAAAAACGGCGTCATGATGGACCACCTCGACGCCTACGGCAACTGGGTAGGCAAGTTCGCCTTCCTTCTTGAATAA
- a CDS encoding glycosyltransferase family 1 protein: MRICIFTDTIGDLNGVSRFIQDMGEQALLHDVDLHIVASTAKYCPDLPNVHNLPPRWRVPMPFYRELDLAYPSASALERILRELRPDIVHISTPGPVGVIAKKLAAKQNLPVLGTYHTDFPAYIRDNTGLEWAKRIADRTMARFYRPFRRVLTRSTEYLEIMEREIGIERARSELLSPGTNRKRFHPSHRSDSVFAKYGATGEGPKVLYVGRISKEKNVPFLLDVWQRYKASNPGCEAELLLVGEGALRRKRANLALEDVIFAGPVIGDDLSRLYASCDLFVFPSVTDTLGQVVMEAQASRVCCLVSDVGGPQGIVNPGGNAGGMVVKGNDTDAWIAALEALLENATLRQNYAKQGYENMQHFNIIDSFTHFVQTHRDALHRHRP, from the coding sequence ATGCGCATCTGCATTTTTACCGACACCATCGGTGATCTCAACGGCGTCTCCCGTTTCATTCAGGATATGGGAGAACAGGCCCTCTTACATGATGTAGACCTTCACATCGTCGCCTCGACGGCCAAATACTGCCCCGACCTTCCCAATGTCCACAACCTGCCGCCCCGCTGGAGGGTGCCGATGCCTTTTTACCGCGAACTCGACCTCGCCTACCCCTCGGCCAGCGCCCTGGAGCGGATACTGCGGGAGCTGCGACCCGATATCGTGCATATCTCCACCCCCGGCCCCGTCGGCGTCATCGCCAAGAAGCTAGCCGCCAAACAGAACCTCCCCGTGCTCGGGACCTACCATACGGATTTCCCCGCCTATATCCGCGACAACACGGGGCTGGAGTGGGCCAAACGGATCGCCGACAGGACAATGGCCCGCTTTTACCGCCCTTTCCGCAGGGTCTTAACCCGTTCGACCGAATACCTTGAGATTATGGAACGCGAGATCGGGATCGAACGTGCGCGCAGCGAACTGCTCTCGCCGGGAACGAACCGCAAGCGCTTCCACCCGTCGCACAGAAGCGACAGCGTCTTTGCCAAGTACGGGGCGACGGGAGAGGGTCCGAAGGTGCTCTACGTCGGCCGTATCTCCAAAGAAAAGAACGTCCCCTTTCTGCTCGACGTCTGGCAGCGCTACAAGGCCAGCAACCCCGGTTGCGAGGCCGAACTGCTGCTCGTCGGTGAAGGAGCCCTCCGCCGCAAACGCGCCAACCTGGCCCTGGAGGACGTTATCTTCGCCGGTCCTGTGATCGGCGATGACCTCTCCCGTCTCTACGCCTCCTGCGACCTTTTCGTCTTCCCCTCCGTCACCGATACGCTGGGACAGGTCGTCATGGAGGCACAGGCCAGCCGGGTCTGCTGCCTCGTCTCGGACGTTGGCGGGCCGCAGGGCATCGTCAACCCGGGCGGCAACGCCGGCGGCATGGTCGTCAAAGGCAACGATACCGACGCCTGGATCGCGGCCTTGGAAGCCCTGCTTGAAAATGCTACACTACGGCAAAATTACGCGAAGCAGGGGTATGAGAACATGCAGCATTTCAACATCATCGATTCGTTCACGCACTTCGTACAGACCCACCGCGACGCCCTGCATCGGCATCGGCCGTGA
- a CDS encoding C39 family peptidase gives MKRALQALLPALVLFTAATSAEAALNPAGKEEVKTAMPIIEREYTVRVPMKSWSELKEKGVVRQRYDFSCGAASMATIMNFFYDQNVTENGIVRSVLNMKGVGSDAHKLEKSDFALSFADLADYGQTIGFRGVGVAMDIDALRKLRIPVIVYVKIRRFEHFTVFKGIQGDFVYLADPSFGNMKVKMAKFLEMFYQREDLKHPGRVLAFIPVDKEKVQPDRSFMTVPESTDYLYQYIENRIDH, from the coding sequence ATGAAACGGGCACTTCAGGCACTCTTACCGGCACTCGTGCTGTTCACGGCGGCGACATCGGCCGAGGCCGCGCTTAACCCTGCCGGAAAAGAGGAAGTAAAAACCGCCATGCCGATCATCGAGCGGGAGTATACGGTACGGGTTCCGATGAAGAGCTGGAGCGAGCTGAAAGAGAAGGGGGTGGTGCGCCAGCGCTACGACTTCTCATGCGGGGCGGCGTCGATGGCGACGATCATGAACTTCTTCTACGATCAGAACGTCACCGAAAACGGGATCGTACGATCGGTGCTGAACATGAAAGGGGTCGGAAGCGACGCCCATAAGCTGGAAAAGAGCGACTTCGCCCTCTCTTTCGCGGACCTCGCCGATTACGGACAGACCATCGGCTTCCGGGGCGTCGGTGTCGCGATGGATATCGACGCGCTGCGTAAACTGCGCATTCCGGTCATCGTCTATGTCAAGATCCGGCGCTTCGAACACTTTACCGTCTTCAAAGGGATCCAGGGCGACTTCGTCTACCTGGCCGACCCGTCGTTCGGCAACATGAAGGTGAAAATGGCGAAGTTTCTCGAGATGTTTTACCAGCGCGAGGACCTGAAGCACCCCGGCAGGGTGCTGGCCTTCATTCCGGTGGACAAAGAGAAGGTCCAGCCCGACAGGAGCTTTATGACGGTTCCCGAATCCACCGACTACCTCTACCAGTACATCGAGAACAGGATCGACCACTAG
- the cysK gene encoding cysteine synthase A, whose protein sequence is MIASNITELIGNTPLIRLNAPSEQTGATILGKCEFMNPTSSVKDRIGYNMIKTAMDDGIINAQTTIIEPTSGNTGIALASICAALGLKLTLTMPESMSIERRNILKALGAELVLTPAMAGMKGAIEKAEELKESLGNAVILQQFQNPANPAVHIKTTAEEILRDTDGNLDIFVAAVGTGGTLTGTGTRLKEVIPAIEIIAVEPTDSAVLSGGKPGPHKIQGIGAGFVPDVLNTQIYGEVITVSNDDAMATSRMLAKEEGLLVGISAGANVYAAMQVAARPENKGKTIVTILCDTAERYLSTALFSE, encoded by the coding sequence ATGATAGCGTCTAACATCACCGAACTGATCGGCAACACACCGCTGATTCGTCTCAATGCCCCCTCCGAGCAGACCGGAGCGACGATTCTCGGTAAATGCGAGTTTATGAACCCGACGAGCTCCGTCAAGGACCGGATCGGTTATAACATGATCAAGACGGCGATGGACGACGGCATCATCAATGCCCAGACGACGATCATCGAGCCGACCAGCGGCAACACGGGGATCGCCCTTGCCTCTATCTGCGCGGCACTGGGGCTGAAACTGACCCTGACGATGCCCGAATCCATGAGTATCGAACGCCGCAACATCCTTAAAGCCCTCGGCGCGGAGCTGGTCCTGACGCCGGCGATGGCCGGTATGAAAGGCGCCATTGAGAAGGCGGAGGAGCTCAAAGAGAGCCTGGGCAACGCCGTTATCCTGCAGCAGTTCCAGAACCCGGCCAACCCGGCGGTCCATATCAAAACGACGGCCGAAGAGATCCTGCGCGACACGGACGGCAATCTCGATATCTTCGTGGCCGCCGTCGGGACGGGGGGAACGCTGACGGGAACGGGCACGCGCCTCAAAGAGGTGATCCCCGCCATTGAGATCATCGCCGTCGAACCGACGGACTCGGCGGTGCTCTCCGGCGGCAAGCCGGGGCCGCACAAGATCCAGGGGATCGGCGCGGGCTTCGTGCCGGACGTCCTCAACACGCAGATCTACGGCGAGGTCATCACCGTCAGCAATGACGACGCGATGGCGACGTCGCGGATGCTGGCCAAAGAGGAGGGGCTGCTCGTGGGCATCTCCGCCGGGGCCAACGTCTACGCCGCGATGCAGGTCGCCGCGCGTCCGGAGAACAAAGGCAAGACGATTGTGACGATCCTCTGCGATACGGCCGAACGCTACCTCTCGACGGCACTGTTCAGCGAATAG
- a CDS encoding DMT family transporter, producing the protein MTPQRQGELYAVILSLLESWFPILALVAVKAIGPLNTYGFVLIIATAVLLLLLYVREGFGGLADKEALPDLLWTSFYITLLFTLVFIGLRYTTAGNMAVILTLQLFFSYLYFNLPGREKLDALHTFAAFLMGAGAVIILFPATFTFNPGDLLILIAAATAPLANLYQKRARQRVSALTILTFRNLAALPVLFGAALLFEGLPTAAALLEVLPAIAAVAVLVYVLAKILWIEALHRIGITKLSAMIAFMPLFTLIFAYPALGEVPTARQLLGTLPILLGAYLITRPLPPGREP; encoded by the coding sequence GTGACCCCGCAGCGCCAGGGGGAGCTCTATGCCGTCATCTTGTCGCTGCTGGAAAGCTGGTTCCCCATTCTCGCTCTCGTCGCCGTCAAGGCCATCGGCCCGCTGAATACCTACGGCTTCGTTCTCATTATCGCCACCGCCGTGCTGCTGCTCCTGCTCTATGTCCGGGAAGGGTTCGGAGGTCTTGCCGACAAAGAGGCCCTGCCCGACCTGCTGTGGACCTCCTTTTATATTACCCTGCTCTTCACCCTCGTTTTCATCGGGCTGCGCTATACGACGGCTGGGAACATGGCCGTCATCCTGACGCTGCAGCTCTTTTTCTCCTACCTCTACTTTAACCTGCCGGGCAGAGAGAAGCTCGATGCGCTGCACACCTTCGCCGCCTTTTTAATGGGGGCGGGGGCCGTGATCATCCTCTTTCCCGCGACCTTCACCTTCAACCCCGGCGACCTGCTGATCCTGATTGCGGCCGCGACCGCCCCCCTGGCGAACCTCTACCAGAAGCGGGCGCGCCAAAGGGTCAGCGCCCTGACCATCCTCACCTTCCGCAACCTGGCGGCCCTGCCCGTGCTCTTCGGCGCCGCCCTGCTCTTCGAAGGCCTCCCCACCGCCGCAGCGCTCCTGGAGGTCCTCCCCGCCATCGCCGCCGTTGCCGTACTGGTCTACGTTCTGGCCAAGATCCTCTGGATCGAGGCGCTGCACCGCATCGGCATCACCAAGCTCAGCGCCATGATCGCCTTTATGCCGCTCTTTACCCTGATCTTTGCCTATCCCGCCCTGGGAGAAGTCCCGACCGCGAGACAGCTGCTCGGCACCCTGCCGATCCTGCTCGGCGCCTACCTCATCACCCGCCCCCTCCCGCCAGGGCGCGAACCGTAA
- a CDS encoding aminotransferase class IV, translating into MPFLETILAEEGRFPYLPWHQQRLERTLGRHGIPNPYDLEKRLEAPETGRWRCRVQYDEHMFTYEFLPYTPRIITSLQPVTDETITYRDKTTERERLDRLFAQRGSADDVLIVQAGLITDTTIANVACFIGGRWLTPKRPLLEGTARARLIEAGKLTCADITLDAARGAECVAVMNALSGFVEVSGGILPPIN; encoded by the coding sequence ATGCCGTTTCTGGAGACGATCCTGGCCGAAGAGGGACGTTTCCCCTACCTGCCGTGGCATCAGCAGCGTCTAGAGCGGACGCTGGGACGCCACGGCATCCCGAATCCCTACGACCTCGAAAAACGCCTTGAAGCCCCGGAAACAGGGCGCTGGCGCTGCCGGGTCCAGTATGATGAACATATGTTCACATATGAATTTCTCCCCTATACCCCCCGCATTATCACCTCGTTGCAGCCGGTGACGGACGAGACGATCACCTACCGTGACAAAACGACCGAACGTGAACGGCTCGACCGGCTTTTTGCCCAGCGGGGCAGTGCGGACGACGTCCTGATCGTGCAGGCGGGGCTCATCACCGATACGACCATCGCCAATGTCGCCTGTTTTATCGGGGGACGGTGGCTGACGCCGAAGCGGCCACTGCTCGAAGGCACGGCGCGGGCCCGGCTGATCGAAGCGGGGAAGCTGACCTGCGCCGACATCACCCTCGACGCGGCGCGGGGCGCGGAATGCGTGGCCGTGATGAATGCCCTGTCAGGCTTTGTCGAGGTGAGCGGTGGTATACTTCCCCCGATTAATTAA